The following proteins are co-located in the Anomalospiza imberbis isolate Cuckoo-Finch-1a 21T00152 chromosome Z, ASM3175350v1, whole genome shotgun sequence genome:
- the RNF170 gene encoding E3 ubiquitin-protein ligase RNF170 isoform X1, with protein MIWALVVLFLKAVMASHQAEVQSLKLDNDSVIEGVSDQVLVAVVISFTFIAALVYTLLRNEHQNIHPENQELVRALRQQLQTDQQDASAGDRHRFYTDMSCPVCLQQATFPIETNCGHLFCGSCIIAYWRYGSWLGAIRCPICRQTVTLFLPLFGEDQQGAAQVFQDVNDYNRRFSGQPRSIMERIMDLPTLLRHAFREMFSVGGLFWMFRIRIFLCLIGALLYLASPLDFLPEALFGILGFLDDFFVIFLLLIYISIMYREVVTQRLNR; from the exons AGCTGTGATGGCCAGTCACCAAGCAGAAGTTCAGAGTTTGAAGCTAGATAATGATTCAGTTATAGAAGGAGTAAGTGACCAGGTACTGGTGGCAGTTGTGATCAGTTTCACTTTCATTGCTGCTCTGGTATATACGCTTTTAAG AAATGAACATCAGAACATACATCCAGAAAATCAAGAGCTAGTACGAGCTCTTCGTCAGCAGCTTCAAACTGATCAG CAGGATGCTTCTGCTGGTGATCGGCATCGCTTCTATACAGATATGTCGTGTCCAGTCTGTTTGCAACAGGCTACATTTCCTATAGAAACGAACTGTGGACATCTCTTCTGTG GTTCCTGCATTATTGCCTACTGGAGGTATGGCTCATGGCTGGGTGCCATCCGCTGTCCGATCTGCAGACAGACG GTAACACTATTCTTACCACTCTTTGGTGAAGATCAGCAGGGTGCAGCCCAAGTGTTTCAAGATGTTAATGATTACAATCGAAGATTTTCAGGACAGCCCAGATCG ATTATGGAGAGAATCATGGATCTCCCCACTTTATTGCGACATGCTTTCAGGGAGATGTTTTCTGTAGGGGGCCTCTTCTGGATGTTTCGCATCAGAATATTCCTCTGCTTGATTGGAGCCTTACTGTACCTGGCTTCACCTctggattttcttcctgaagctCTGTTTGGAATTCTGGGGTTCTTGGATGatttctttgtaatttttctgctgctgataTATATCTCTATCATGTACAGAGAAGTGGTAACACAGCGTCTAAATAGATGA
- the RNF170 gene encoding E3 ubiquitin-protein ligase RNF170 isoform X3 yields the protein MASHQAEVQSLKLDNDSVIEGVSDQVLVAVVISFTFIAALVYTLLRNEHQNIHPENQELVRALRQQLQTDQQDASAGDRHRFYTDMSCPVCLQQATFPIETNCGHLFCGSCIIAYWRYGSWLGAIRCPICRQTVTLFLPLFGEDQQGAAQVFQDVNDYNRRFSGQPRSIMERIMDLPTLLRHAFREMFSVGGLFWMFRIRIFLCLIGALLYLASPLDFLPEALFGILGFLDDFFVIFLLLIYISIMYREVVTQRLNR from the exons ATGGCCAGTCACCAAGCAGAAGTTCAGAGTTTGAAGCTAGATAATGATTCAGTTATAGAAGGAGTAAGTGACCAGGTACTGGTGGCAGTTGTGATCAGTTTCACTTTCATTGCTGCTCTGGTATATACGCTTTTAAG AAATGAACATCAGAACATACATCCAGAAAATCAAGAGCTAGTACGAGCTCTTCGTCAGCAGCTTCAAACTGATCAG CAGGATGCTTCTGCTGGTGATCGGCATCGCTTCTATACAGATATGTCGTGTCCAGTCTGTTTGCAACAGGCTACATTTCCTATAGAAACGAACTGTGGACATCTCTTCTGTG GTTCCTGCATTATTGCCTACTGGAGGTATGGCTCATGGCTGGGTGCCATCCGCTGTCCGATCTGCAGACAGACG GTAACACTATTCTTACCACTCTTTGGTGAAGATCAGCAGGGTGCAGCCCAAGTGTTTCAAGATGTTAATGATTACAATCGAAGATTTTCAGGACAGCCCAGATCG ATTATGGAGAGAATCATGGATCTCCCCACTTTATTGCGACATGCTTTCAGGGAGATGTTTTCTGTAGGGGGCCTCTTCTGGATGTTTCGCATCAGAATATTCCTCTGCTTGATTGGAGCCTTACTGTACCTGGCTTCACCTctggattttcttcctgaagctCTGTTTGGAATTCTGGGGTTCTTGGATGatttctttgtaatttttctgctgctgataTATATCTCTATCATGTACAGAGAAGTGGTAACACAGCGTCTAAATAGATGA
- the RNF170 gene encoding E3 ubiquitin-protein ligase RNF170 isoform X2 has protein sequence MIWALVVLFLKAVMASHQAEVQSLKLDNDSVIEGVSDQVLVAVVISFTFIAALVYTLLRNEHQNIHPENQELVRALRQQLQTDQDASAGDRHRFYTDMSCPVCLQQATFPIETNCGHLFCGSCIIAYWRYGSWLGAIRCPICRQTVTLFLPLFGEDQQGAAQVFQDVNDYNRRFSGQPRSIMERIMDLPTLLRHAFREMFSVGGLFWMFRIRIFLCLIGALLYLASPLDFLPEALFGILGFLDDFFVIFLLLIYISIMYREVVTQRLNR, from the exons AGCTGTGATGGCCAGTCACCAAGCAGAAGTTCAGAGTTTGAAGCTAGATAATGATTCAGTTATAGAAGGAGTAAGTGACCAGGTACTGGTGGCAGTTGTGATCAGTTTCACTTTCATTGCTGCTCTGGTATATACGCTTTTAAG AAATGAACATCAGAACATACATCCAGAAAATCAAGAGCTAGTACGAGCTCTTCGTCAGCAGCTTCAAACTGATCAG GATGCTTCTGCTGGTGATCGGCATCGCTTCTATACAGATATGTCGTGTCCAGTCTGTTTGCAACAGGCTACATTTCCTATAGAAACGAACTGTGGACATCTCTTCTGTG GTTCCTGCATTATTGCCTACTGGAGGTATGGCTCATGGCTGGGTGCCATCCGCTGTCCGATCTGCAGACAGACG GTAACACTATTCTTACCACTCTTTGGTGAAGATCAGCAGGGTGCAGCCCAAGTGTTTCAAGATGTTAATGATTACAATCGAAGATTTTCAGGACAGCCCAGATCG ATTATGGAGAGAATCATGGATCTCCCCACTTTATTGCGACATGCTTTCAGGGAGATGTTTTCTGTAGGGGGCCTCTTCTGGATGTTTCGCATCAGAATATTCCTCTGCTTGATTGGAGCCTTACTGTACCTGGCTTCACCTctggattttcttcctgaagctCTGTTTGGAATTCTGGGGTTCTTGGATGatttctttgtaatttttctgctgctgataTATATCTCTATCATGTACAGAGAAGTGGTAACACAGCGTCTAAATAGATGA
- the RNF170 gene encoding E3 ubiquitin-protein ligase RNF170 isoform X4 produces MSCPVCLQQATFPIETNCGHLFCGSCIIAYWRYGSWLGAIRCPICRQTVTLFLPLFGEDQQGAAQVFQDVNDYNRRFSGQPRSIMERIMDLPTLLRHAFREMFSVGGLFWMFRIRIFLCLIGALLYLASPLDFLPEALFGILGFLDDFFVIFLLLIYISIMYREVVTQRLNR; encoded by the exons ATGTCGTGTCCAGTCTGTTTGCAACAGGCTACATTTCCTATAGAAACGAACTGTGGACATCTCTTCTGTG GTTCCTGCATTATTGCCTACTGGAGGTATGGCTCATGGCTGGGTGCCATCCGCTGTCCGATCTGCAGACAGACG GTAACACTATTCTTACCACTCTTTGGTGAAGATCAGCAGGGTGCAGCCCAAGTGTTTCAAGATGTTAATGATTACAATCGAAGATTTTCAGGACAGCCCAGATCG ATTATGGAGAGAATCATGGATCTCCCCACTTTATTGCGACATGCTTTCAGGGAGATGTTTTCTGTAGGGGGCCTCTTCTGGATGTTTCGCATCAGAATATTCCTCTGCTTGATTGGAGCCTTACTGTACCTGGCTTCACCTctggattttcttcctgaagctCTGTTTGGAATTCTGGGGTTCTTGGATGatttctttgtaatttttctgctgctgataTATATCTCTATCATGTACAGAGAAGTGGTAACACAGCGTCTAAATAGATGA